One window from the genome of Hymenobacter sp. YIM 151858-1 encodes:
- a CDS encoding antitoxin VbhA family protein yields MMKSFFTPAPAGLDPEQLAARQERERGANNSIAILMSNGPAPSPESVAIMQRYVDGELSIDEAIELNDALLLARYQPGASPASPEDQAAR; encoded by the coding sequence ATGATGAAGAGCTTTTTTACGCCGGCCCCGGCCGGCCTGGACCCCGAGCAGCTCGCGGCCCGCCAGGAGCGGGAGCGCGGCGCCAACAACTCCATTGCCATCCTGATGAGCAACGGCCCGGCGCCGAGCCCGGAGAGCGTGGCCATCATGCAGCGCTACGTGGACGGCGAACTGAGCATCGACGAGGCCATTGAACTCAACGACGCGCTGCTGCTGGCGCGCTACCAGCCGGGCGCTTCCCCGGCCAGCCCCGAGGACCAAGCCGCGCGCTGA
- a CDS encoding Fic/DOC family protein: protein MVAGDRFSDENGVRINRLGITDPQQLAQAETDSSLLRLQRLNLQGGIPGGRYDHAHLKQVHQKLFEGVYQWAGETRADREFQGHKPTYVTGFKETMTYAPYKEIEQRLNAIGAQLGQENYLKGLSEEKFAERAAYYLDQYNHTHAFRDGNGRTLQATFVQLGQEAGYQVDFARIDPATLNRARDLAIVRPHAPEEAAKNLQALKAMFEQVISPAPGLEAELRRDPSQARPLAALSPEMKAMDARRELEVTGYRVMDIVANMPGAGNYEKGVAVGKGVEATNLNPAAIQSHLKQFQQAAEKIIKHPALQGPDARQDQTDARRFRVAAEKVQTLAVAKEAEAKTPLPMTHEEAQAVFKQAAKHVAQALREHGKGLDAARLQEVARHVERTPFIGGLNRVNVGKAIDAAEQIPALRGSSEVVDLKSALSVMEKAHLVQERSPANIPNRNAGGIER from the coding sequence ATGGTAGCCGGCGACCGATTCAGCGACGAAAACGGAGTACGGATAAACCGGCTGGGCATTACCGACCCCCAGCAGCTGGCCCAGGCCGAAACCGACTCCTCGCTGCTGCGCCTGCAGCGGCTCAACCTGCAGGGCGGCATCCCCGGCGGGCGCTACGACCACGCCCACCTTAAGCAGGTGCACCAGAAGCTGTTTGAGGGCGTCTACCAGTGGGCCGGCGAAACCCGGGCCGACCGCGAGTTTCAGGGCCACAAGCCCACGTACGTCACCGGCTTCAAGGAAACGATGACCTACGCGCCCTACAAAGAGATTGAGCAGCGGCTGAATGCCATCGGCGCGCAGCTGGGCCAGGAGAACTACCTGAAGGGACTGTCGGAGGAAAAATTTGCCGAGCGCGCGGCCTACTACCTCGACCAGTACAACCACACCCACGCCTTTCGGGACGGCAACGGCCGCACGCTGCAGGCCACGTTTGTGCAGCTGGGCCAGGAGGCCGGCTACCAAGTCGACTTCGCTCGCATCGACCCGGCCACGCTCAACCGAGCCCGCGACCTGGCCATCGTGCGCCCTCACGCACCCGAAGAGGCAGCGAAGAACCTGCAGGCATTGAAAGCCATGTTTGAGCAGGTCATCAGCCCGGCGCCAGGCCTCGAAGCCGAACTGCGGCGCGACCCCAGCCAGGCGCGTCCCCTGGCCGCGTTGTCCCCGGAGATGAAAGCCATGGACGCTCGGCGCGAACTGGAAGTGACCGGCTACCGGGTGATGGACATCGTGGCCAACATGCCCGGCGCCGGCAATTACGAGAAGGGCGTGGCGGTAGGGAAGGGGGTAGAGGCAACGAACTTAAACCCCGCGGCAATTCAGAGCCACTTAAAGCAGTTTCAGCAGGCGGCGGAGAAGATTATCAAGCATCCCGCGTTGCAGGGTCCAGATGCGCGGCAGGACCAGACGGATGCCAGACGGTTTCGAGTAGCGGCGGAGAAGGTTCAGACGTTGGCGGTGGCAAAAGAGGCAGAAGCGAAGACTCCGCTGCCTATGACTCACGAGGAGGCTCAGGCTGTTTTCAAGCAAGCCGCTAAGCATGTTGCTCAAGCCCTGCGCGAGCACGGGAAGGGGCTCGACGCGGCCCGGCTGCAGGAAGTTGCCCGTCACGTAGAACGTACGCCTTTCATTGGGGGCCTAAATCGAGTGAATGTAGGCAAGGCCATCGATGCTGCAGAGCAGATTCCGGCTCTGAGAGGTAGCAGCGAAGTGGTCGACCTGAAAAGTGCGCTAAGCGTTATGGAGAAAGCACATCTGGTACAGGAACGTAGTCCAGCCAATATACCTAATCGTAATGCCGGAGGGATTGAGCGATGA
- a CDS encoding ATP-binding protein, which produces MSYVDNVIDAIEQKFTPLLLSAPNGHCMKLGGVADQVLEVLWERFTQAAPKLECYILSQSPPAGESRYIQATKLIERRNLEAAPLLVLCPATLRTAAEDSLGNATFSELDLSDIEQRINQRLREQAVAQHLTEGPFAAVFKFMESGISVEKRNKFLLRVLEDPTNAQRTGHALHLLDLIPDGDLLSNVAKIPARLNYNQQCINTLCEFNKGVYERLASLPIPANPNTLQLELAHLLRNNSLAKSQAALTTLIAEQYPQLYFENWPIAELHHSQPPKLTIEEIKGYPSTVLKRDEEGKLELVGNLATPVKVKVKLSTDPKPTNIADLAHFQADLMQVVGAGNYACAIPQFDRWVSGGTQGKSRTREMKFDANLLEPGEYFLRVFALDTRGNVLNTNDDFRDSEAQAEWKRVQEQQGDAANRHEIRGRWTSDTEIFYFEAEQIEGGTEVETSRREKVSSVLQSYFRYRLDLLLRKQEPSARRLVPDEDEWRWLNEPEKQTASNFQIKYKDSPYSFQLAVSSKLRLLQQHLLQYPAGLGRLMVEAPVAGQPLAADALTPETSALNDYAGALPFLSARREFFALVSESVATKNGIFETFDLAQHREAATAYVQAYTDLLASLKHEQERWPTLTELSRANLQELLVAVQQLDMVSLGGKLPDTQERYAALLVPPIHPLRLGWQLSLLNLFERWEEMTRDQLDQQLPHWSDDIERLFFGKLQPTNHPLLVKDSEVQPYEYAGELCFGWGVFTRTAIGGNDTTLSAAGSSRSLVQYLQHVLDLRGTSSVIENDVDADVVIHHIKNYLKLHPYTEQLTINIFNPGEGQVFNDVLVKLEQYAPFKSVRYEIRLFTSHRSLVQEGEAFNRLLNPATTLTEEAETFAQPARNRLFPKLRLSINSTEEFGRTSAVADAHLSFVINPFPLTPRIQVPSQIASSFHLDGLIIEPHVDFRATQSPDTYTWTRYITPGNRPEASAGAVGEVLHQAFGYLSEFTATCLAGKPTASLPATELRLGGPESVLIDKIHTYSDWVVTFDRHLGPELFDLPVEEGQVPFLLDYLPGQQFLGVSTFLTSKPGAELVHLLSPVMQVLTGTIAPAPLASLTQAVLNDLRTVSGSLVMKLSNQPHQAKVLEYAGIALAKRLLEKQGLLNYQFIIPIDLHQHFFKANEENTSQSRADLLLIDVDPTTNTIHVQVVEIKVRTAELSTGEWSHLYEQISDQLTNTISHLRQRFDFEHFANHTRFDQPLRSRELSELLQFYAERAARYGLLTEGEPERLRLFLTQLTSMPYQMEFTRRGIVFNLDNPVKVQRDEYGDTVYYRIGRPGIEALLDPESTFNTRRPTPEWHRLRTDLTRRRPTEIAATPFPNPSPASDTIAIISNNDRPLTADSNPQNKPTSATDVSQQEGQATDTTIPSSEPTDSASSRPLDAVANETATHPESNAVLPNDESTPLSENASPAYNIYVGENEASSQYGMLGRTMHGQGVALDLNGTQTISLFGVQGAGKSYSIGTITEMVLQSIPHVNALPKPLAGVIFHYSESQDYKPEFTSMTSPNRRPGEVSRLREWYDARPQGIDDVVLVVPKAKLAERQAEYPDLRVEPLALSSAELSIQDWRFLMGAVGSQALYMKHLNSIMRDLRGNLTLIGLRNAIQNSALLNTSQRELALSRLTLAAEYLDDSVRLGQLMAPGRLLVVDLRDEFLDQDDALGLFVIMLNIFANARLPDGQPFNKFIVFDEAHKYMGNQELTGSIVTAIREMRHKGVSLLIASQDPPSLPNAIIELSTAVLIHRFNSPQWLKHVQKSIVQFDKLTPADLSQLGPGEAFLWATKATNKLVTQQPIKIVTRPRVTQHGGSTIRAAE; this is translated from the coding sequence ATGTCCTACGTCGATAACGTTATTGATGCTATTGAGCAAAAATTCACGCCGCTGCTGCTTAGTGCTCCCAACGGCCACTGCATGAAGCTGGGTGGTGTGGCCGACCAGGTGCTGGAAGTGCTTTGGGAACGGTTTACGCAAGCTGCGCCAAAGCTGGAATGCTACATTTTGAGCCAAAGCCCACCAGCGGGAGAATCGCGCTACATTCAGGCTACGAAGCTTATTGAGCGGCGTAACCTCGAAGCGGCTCCTCTTCTGGTCCTTTGCCCGGCTACACTACGCACAGCTGCCGAAGACTCGCTTGGTAACGCGACATTCTCGGAGCTTGATTTGAGCGACATCGAACAACGCATCAATCAGCGGCTGCGCGAACAGGCGGTAGCCCAGCACCTGACAGAGGGGCCGTTCGCAGCTGTGTTCAAGTTCATGGAAAGCGGTATTAGTGTAGAGAAGCGAAACAAGTTTTTGCTCCGAGTACTCGAAGACCCGACCAATGCCCAGCGCACTGGCCATGCGTTGCACTTGCTTGACCTTATTCCTGATGGTGACTTGTTGAGTAACGTAGCTAAAATTCCAGCTCGCCTCAATTACAACCAACAGTGCATCAATACACTGTGCGAATTCAATAAGGGGGTTTACGAACGGCTTGCATCTCTCCCCATTCCAGCCAATCCTAATACTCTGCAGCTGGAACTGGCTCACCTATTGCGCAACAACAGTTTAGCGAAGTCGCAGGCCGCCCTGACTACCCTGATTGCAGAGCAGTATCCTCAGCTATACTTCGAAAACTGGCCTATCGCGGAGCTACACCACAGCCAGCCACCCAAACTAACTATTGAGGAGATAAAGGGCTACCCTAGCACCGTCCTCAAACGGGATGAAGAAGGCAAACTGGAACTAGTTGGCAACCTGGCCACCCCGGTGAAAGTCAAAGTAAAGCTTAGCACCGACCCTAAGCCGACGAACATTGCAGACTTAGCCCATTTCCAGGCTGACTTGATGCAGGTGGTGGGGGCAGGTAATTATGCTTGTGCCATTCCGCAGTTCGACCGCTGGGTCAGCGGGGGAACACAGGGTAAGAGCCGTACCCGTGAGATGAAGTTTGATGCCAACTTGCTGGAGCCCGGTGAGTATTTCTTACGCGTCTTTGCTCTTGATACCCGCGGCAACGTCCTCAATACAAACGATGACTTCCGGGATTCTGAGGCGCAGGCCGAGTGGAAACGAGTGCAGGAACAGCAAGGCGACGCTGCCAATCGGCATGAAATAAGAGGCCGCTGGACTTCGGACACAGAGATTTTCTACTTTGAAGCCGAGCAGATAGAGGGGGGAACCGAAGTAGAAACTTCTCGTCGGGAGAAGGTCTCCAGCGTGCTGCAGAGCTATTTCCGCTACCGCCTTGACTTGCTCCTTCGCAAGCAGGAGCCTAGTGCGCGACGTCTTGTTCCCGACGAAGACGAATGGCGTTGGCTCAATGAGCCAGAGAAACAGACAGCCTCAAACTTTCAAATCAAATACAAGGACTCGCCTTATAGCTTTCAACTGGCCGTTTCATCGAAGCTGCGGTTGCTCCAGCAGCATTTGCTACAGTACCCAGCTGGGCTGGGACGGTTGATGGTGGAAGCTCCAGTAGCAGGCCAACCGCTGGCTGCCGATGCACTGACACCTGAAACCAGTGCATTGAATGATTATGCTGGGGCACTCCCGTTCCTTTCAGCTCGCCGCGAATTCTTTGCGCTGGTAAGTGAAAGTGTTGCTACTAAAAACGGCATCTTCGAAACATTTGACCTGGCTCAACATCGGGAAGCCGCAACGGCTTACGTGCAGGCTTATACCGATTTGCTAGCTAGCCTCAAGCATGAGCAGGAACGCTGGCCTACTTTGACAGAGTTGAGCAGAGCTAATCTGCAGGAACTATTGGTGGCCGTGCAGCAGCTGGATATGGTCTCGCTAGGCGGCAAGCTACCCGATACCCAGGAGCGCTACGCTGCGTTGTTGGTGCCTCCCATACACCCTTTACGCTTAGGCTGGCAGCTTTCACTGCTCAACTTGTTTGAACGCTGGGAAGAAATGACCCGTGACCAGCTGGACCAACAGCTACCGCACTGGTCTGATGACATAGAGCGCCTATTCTTCGGCAAGCTGCAGCCCACCAATCACCCATTGCTGGTGAAGGATTCGGAGGTGCAGCCTTATGAGTATGCTGGCGAATTATGTTTCGGCTGGGGCGTCTTTACTCGAACTGCTATTGGTGGCAACGATACAACTTTGTCGGCAGCAGGTTCTAGCCGTTCGCTTGTGCAGTATTTACAGCATGTGCTCGACCTACGAGGTACTAGCAGTGTTATCGAAAATGACGTTGATGCCGATGTAGTAATCCATCACATCAAGAACTACCTCAAGCTGCATCCTTACACTGAGCAGCTAACGATTAACATTTTCAATCCGGGCGAGGGGCAGGTATTTAACGATGTTTTAGTGAAACTGGAACAGTATGCACCTTTCAAATCGGTGCGGTACGAAATCCGGCTATTTACCTCGCATCGTTCGCTAGTCCAAGAAGGAGAGGCATTCAACCGATTGCTAAATCCCGCTACGACCTTAACGGAGGAAGCTGAAACCTTTGCCCAGCCAGCGCGCAACCGTTTATTCCCCAAGCTCCGGCTAAGCATTAATTCAACTGAAGAGTTCGGACGTACCTCCGCCGTAGCCGACGCTCATCTGAGCTTCGTTATCAATCCATTCCCACTAACACCACGCATACAGGTTCCTTCTCAAATCGCCTCATCATTTCACCTGGATGGCTTGATAATAGAGCCACACGTTGATTTTCGCGCTACGCAGTCACCAGACACGTACACTTGGACGCGCTACATTACGCCGGGCAACAGGCCAGAGGCTAGTGCAGGGGCAGTGGGAGAAGTATTGCACCAAGCCTTTGGCTACCTCAGCGAATTTACGGCGACGTGCTTGGCAGGTAAACCCACTGCCTCCCTTCCGGCTACCGAGTTGAGATTGGGTGGCCCCGAGAGTGTTCTGATTGATAAGATTCACACCTATTCCGATTGGGTTGTCACCTTCGACCGCCACTTAGGTCCAGAGTTATTTGACCTACCCGTGGAGGAAGGCCAAGTCCCGTTTCTGCTAGATTACCTACCAGGCCAACAGTTCTTAGGTGTCTCCACTTTCCTGACCAGCAAGCCAGGTGCTGAACTCGTTCATCTGCTATCACCCGTTATGCAGGTGCTTACAGGGACAATTGCGCCTGCTCCACTGGCCTCATTGACCCAGGCAGTACTTAACGACTTGCGTACTGTCAGTGGCTCGCTGGTGATGAAGCTTAGCAACCAGCCCCACCAAGCTAAAGTGCTTGAATACGCAGGTATTGCACTAGCAAAACGACTATTGGAGAAACAAGGCCTGCTGAACTACCAGTTCATCATTCCTATTGACCTTCATCAGCACTTTTTCAAGGCAAATGAGGAAAACACAAGTCAAAGCCGGGCGGACCTCCTGTTGATAGATGTTGACCCAACAACCAATACTATCCACGTACAGGTGGTGGAAATAAAGGTTAGGACGGCTGAGTTGAGCACCGGAGAGTGGAGCCATTTGTATGAACAGATAAGCGACCAGTTGACGAATACTATTTCGCACTTAAGGCAACGGTTCGACTTTGAACATTTCGCTAATCACACCCGCTTCGACCAACCTTTACGCAGCCGTGAGCTAAGTGAATTGTTGCAGTTCTATGCGGAGCGTGCTGCCCGGTATGGCTTGCTGACGGAAGGTGAACCCGAACGTCTGAGGCTATTTCTGACGCAGCTAACTAGTATGCCTTATCAGATGGAGTTTACCCGTCGAGGCATTGTTTTCAATCTTGACAATCCGGTAAAAGTCCAGCGTGATGAATATGGGGATACTGTCTATTATCGCATCGGACGTCCAGGAATAGAAGCCTTGTTGGACCCTGAATCTACTTTCAATACCCGCCGTCCTACTCCAGAATGGCATCGACTACGCACAGACCTTACTCGCCGTAGGCCAACCGAAATAGCTGCTACTCCATTCCCCAATCCTTCACCGGCTTCGGACACCATTGCCATCATAAGCAATAACGATAGACCCCTCACCGCAGATAGCAATCCGCAGAATAAGCCCACATCAGCAACTGATGTTTCTCAACAGGAAGGACAGGCAACAGATACGACCATCCCTTCTTCCGAGCCAACCGATTCAGCCTCAAGCAGGCCATTGGATGCAGTCGCTAATGAAACTGCAACGCATCCTGAGTCAAATGCTGTTTTGCCTAATGATGAGAGCACTCCCCTTTCGGAAAATGCGTCTCCTGCTTACAACATTTATGTAGGTGAAAACGAGGCTTCATCGCAGTATGGCATGCTTGGACGAACGATGCATGGCCAGGGTGTGGCGCTGGACTTAAATGGGACGCAGACCATCAGCTTGTTTGGTGTCCAAGGAGCTGGCAAAAGCTATTCCATTGGCACTATTACGGAGATGGTATTGCAGTCTATACCGCACGTAAATGCGTTACCAAAACCCCTAGCTGGTGTGATTTTTCATTACAGCGAAAGTCAGGACTACAAACCTGAGTTTACTTCAATGACTTCGCCTAACCGCCGGCCGGGCGAGGTAAGCCGCTTGCGAGAGTGGTATGATGCCCGTCCTCAGGGAATCGATGATGTTGTGTTGGTGGTGCCAAAAGCGAAGCTCGCGGAGCGCCAAGCAGAGTATCCTGACTTGCGAGTAGAGCCACTAGCCTTGTCCTCAGCTGAACTGAGCATTCAAGATTGGCGCTTCCTGATGGGTGCAGTTGGTAGCCAAGCGTTGTACATGAAGCACCTAAACAGCATAATGCGTGATTTGCGGGGGAACCTGACATTGATTGGACTACGCAATGCTATCCAGAATTCTGCCTTATTGAACACCTCGCAACGCGAGTTAGCATTGTCCCGCTTAACCCTCGCGGCAGAGTACTTAGATGATTCCGTGCGATTAGGTCAGCTAATGGCCCCTGGTCGGTTGCTCGTAGTGGATTTACGCGATGAGTTCTTGGACCAGGATGATGCGCTAGGCCTGTTCGTCATCATGCTTAACATCTTCGCGAATGCCCGCTTGCCTGATGGACAGCCCTTCAACAAATTCATTGTATTTGATGAAGCCCATAAGTACATGGGCAACCAAGAGTTGACTGGCAGTATTGTAACGGCTATCCGGGAAATGCGGCATAAAGGCGTAAGCCTGTTAATAGCCAGCCAAGACCCACCGAGCTTGCCTAATGCCATCATCGAACTGAGCACAGCGGTGCTTATCCACCGGTTCAACTCGCCACAATGGCTTAAGCATGTGCAAAAGTCCATTGTTCAGTTTGACAAACTGACTCCTGCCGACCTCTCGCAGCTTGGTCCCGGTGAAGCGTTCCTATGGGCAACGAAAGCGACGAATAAGCTTGTAACACAACAGCCTATTAAGATTGTAACTAGGCCTCGCGTTACCCAGCATGGAGGTAGCACAATTCGCGCTGCCGAGTAA
- the mads7 gene encoding methylation-associated defense system protein MAD7 — translation MAIKMPKLPFRNEQIFFIDAKQINLDRTLVNLYVLLKHNGGRTRSRVSQANKQVGEKELMQVFADMEAAGQASGIRENPLAVRGWLRANLMDMVYRGQGPDKETFTSLKPIHLFSYRIRNQKNTRDYNSADQVYSMLSVRPAVREELQNYLSEGWDKTSSTVSPSQLLDIDSLGLLRMIDVVQKSQPDATGDAKPVFDKIGPLLPEEATIYCDDVHRLLQYRGVIPRHVLLDYLKTLTGFHLSLYLLRLIRYVPELVSTGALPPERPLDIVLDVTEEPDSAAGQLAMEDATQFYNSLPDYIRAVFAINNSLAALPFDARDLPAAERLKRAVTAISEQEPGFMAHCRQQLNEVYKGTPPELHKTLDDLVALETDDINRYMAVFLYVRGAFHQLYHTNLLDSLLLKNTENGMLAQGKSRRHKRRFVLGTRLLEALVQISVLRADDAADTYYSTAVSIEEFTEHLHQRYGLVINGLSLPRFQDSDLRTHQAFSQNVEALKYKLRQIGFYTQLSDAYLLQKIRPRYTLNSQPA, via the coding sequence ATGCGAAGCAAATTAATCTGGACCGTACGCTGGTAAACTTGTATGTGCTGCTTAAACACAACGGCGGGCGCACCAGAAGCCGGGTGAGCCAGGCCAATAAGCAAGTGGGAGAAAAGGAGTTGATGCAGGTATTTGCCGACATGGAAGCAGCAGGCCAAGCCAGTGGCATCCGCGAGAACCCGCTGGCAGTGCGCGGCTGGCTACGGGCCAACCTAATGGACATGGTTTACCGGGGGCAAGGCCCTGACAAAGAGACTTTCACATCTCTAAAGCCTATCCACCTCTTTAGCTACCGAATCCGCAACCAGAAGAACACTCGCGACTACAACTCAGCTGACCAGGTTTACTCGATGCTGTCAGTGCGGCCAGCGGTTCGCGAGGAGTTGCAGAACTACCTGAGTGAAGGTTGGGATAAAACATCTAGCACCGTAAGTCCTAGCCAGCTGCTTGATATTGACTCGCTGGGTTTGCTCCGCATGATTGATGTCGTGCAGAAATCCCAGCCTGATGCCACGGGCGACGCCAAACCAGTCTTCGATAAAATAGGTCCTCTTCTGCCCGAAGAAGCAACCATCTACTGCGATGATGTGCATCGACTGTTGCAATACCGGGGTGTAATCCCTCGGCACGTGCTACTGGACTATCTAAAAACGCTGACTGGGTTTCACCTCAGCTTATATCTGCTGCGTCTTATCCGCTACGTGCCAGAACTGGTGAGTACTGGTGCTCTCCCACCTGAGCGCCCACTTGATATTGTGCTAGATGTGACGGAAGAGCCTGATAGTGCAGCTGGCCAGTTGGCGATGGAAGATGCCACCCAGTTCTACAATAGCCTTCCCGATTACATACGCGCAGTATTTGCCATCAACAACAGCTTGGCTGCCCTGCCTTTTGACGCCCGTGACCTACCTGCTGCCGAGCGACTGAAACGGGCAGTAACTGCTATCAGTGAGCAGGAGCCTGGTTTTATGGCGCATTGCCGTCAGCAACTAAACGAAGTGTACAAAGGCACTCCGCCCGAACTTCACAAGACACTGGATGACCTGGTGGCTTTGGAAACGGACGACATAAACCGCTACATGGCCGTGTTCTTGTACGTGCGCGGCGCTTTCCATCAGCTTTACCATACGAACCTGCTGGATTCGCTTTTGCTAAAGAACACGGAAAACGGCATGCTGGCCCAAGGCAAAAGCCGGCGCCACAAACGTCGCTTCGTGCTGGGTACCCGGCTGCTTGAGGCGCTGGTCCAAATCAGCGTTCTGCGCGCCGATGATGCTGCCGACACTTACTACAGCACGGCGGTTTCCATCGAAGAATTCACAGAGCATCTACATCAGCGCTACGGGCTTGTCATCAATGGCCTGAGCCTGCCCCGCTTTCAGGACTCCGACCTGCGCACTCATCAGGCATTCAGCCAGAACGTGGAAGCCCTTAAGTACAAACTCCGGCAAATAGGCTTCTACACGCAACTGAGCGACGCTTACCTGCTTCAAAAAATTCGTCCCCGCTATACGCTCAATTCGCAACCTGCCTGA